The sequence below is a genomic window from Desulfocurvus vexinensis DSM 17965.
GCGGCGCGGTGGCGGGATGCATCGCCCGCAGCGACCAGAAGACCAACGTCTGGAACGCGCCCGCCGGTATCGACCGTGGCCGCATCTTCAACACGCTCTCCCTGGCCTACAAGACCAGCCGTGGGGAGCGCGATGTGCTCTATCCGGAAGGGATCAACGTCATCGCCGTGTTCCCCGACACCGGCATCAACATTTGGGGCCAGAAGACGCTGCAGAGCCAGCCCTCGGCCGTGGACCGCATCAACGTCCGCCGCCTAATGATGTTCATGGAGGAAGCCATCTCGGAATCCTCCCGCTTTGTGGTGTTCGAGCCGAACCATCCCCAGACCTGGCGTGCCCTCGGCCGCCTGATCAACCCCTTCCTGCAGGACATCAAGGACAAGGGTGGCCTCTACGATTTCGCATTCCAGTGCGACGAGGAGACCAATACCCCGGCGGTCATCGACCGCAACGAAATGGTGGCCCGCGTGTTCGTCAAGCCGACCAAGACGGCGGAGTTCATCGAGCTGAACTTCATCCTGACCAGCACCGGCGCGGACTTCAAAGAAATCATCTAACGGGAGAACACGGCTATGAGAAGCGGAAATATGCCCAAGAGCCTTTACCAGAACTGGCAGTTCGCCATCGAGGTAAACGGCTTCGACGTGGCTCTGTTCCACAAGGGACAGGAGCCCAAAACCGAATTCGAGGAAGTGGCCTTTGCCCCGGCTGGTTCGATGTTCGACCAGAAGGTGGCGGGGCGGGTCAAGTTCGAGGACATCACCCTCGAGAAAGGCAACCTGCAGGACGGCTCCGACGAAGCGGCCCGCGAATGGATCAAGAAACAGGTGGACGTGAACGCCGTCACCGGCGGCCTTCCGGCCGACTACATGCGCGACATCGACGTTGTCCGCTACGACCGCACCGGCAACGAGACCCGCCGCTGGACCCTGCACGGGGCCTGGGTGAAGGCGCTCGAATACGACGAGCTCGAGGGCGGCAACACCGAGAACACCATCGAGAAGCTCACCATCTGCTTCCAATACTGGACCTAAACCGGAGGATCGACCATGTACAGCTTTGAACTGCCAAGCGGCACTGAACTCGAGCTCCGGGAAATGACCGGGGCCGAGGAAGAACTGCTCACCAACCAGCGCCTGATCCGCTCCGGAGAGGCGATCAACCAGGTGCTCCGCAACTGTTTCGTCCGGCTGGGCGAGAAGACCGATCCCGATCTCGCCGAGGTGATGAACCTGCTCTCGGGTGACCGGCTGTTCGCCCTGGTCCGCCTGCGCCAGATTTCCCTTGGGGACGAGGTGGAGCTGGAGCTGAGCTGCCCGAACAGCGCCTGCCGCATGACCAACTTCGTGACCGTCAATCTCGAGGATCTCAAAGTCACCCCCTACGGCGAGGAGCGCGAGTTCACCTTCAAGTTGCCCGGCTCGAAGAAAGCCGTCCGCTTCGGATATCTCGACGGCCACAAGGAAAAACGCCTGGCCAGCCTGCGCGAGCCCAACATCACCTCGGCCATGCTCATCCGTATCCTCGACATCGACGGCAAGGCTCCCTCCAAGAAGAGCCTGGCGGAAATGTCGATGCGTGACCGCAACGCGCTGCGACAGGAGATGTCGCGGGTCGACGCGGGAATTGACACCTCGGTCGAAACCGAATGCGATGGCTGCGGCACCAAGATCCGTACCCGCCTGGAGGCCGAACCGGCT
It includes:
- a CDS encoding phage tail protein; the encoded protein is MPKSLYQNWQFAIEVNGFDVALFHKGQEPKTEFEEVAFAPAGSMFDQKVAGRVKFEDITLEKGNLQDGSDEAAREWIKKQVDVNAVTGGLPADYMRDIDVVRYDRTGNETRRWTLHGAWVKALEYDELEGGNTENTIEKLTICFQYWT